From a region of the Eulemur rufifrons isolate Redbay chromosome 7, OSU_ERuf_1, whole genome shotgun sequence genome:
- the CYB561D2 gene encoding transmembrane reductase CYB561D2 isoform X3, translating into MTEALLVFSPESSLLRSLSRKGRARCHWVLQLLALLCALLGFGLVILHKEQLGKAHLATRHGQAGLLAVLWAGLQCCGGVGLLYPKLLPRWPLAKLKLYHATSGLVGYLLGSASLLLGMCSLWFTATVTGGGWYLAVLCPVLTSLVIMNQVSNAYLYRKRIQP; encoded by the coding sequence ATGACCGAGGCACTACTGGTGTTCTCTCCTGAGAGTTCACTGCTGCGCTCCCTCTCACGGAAGGGCCGAGCACGTTGCCACTGGGTGCTGCAGCTCCTGGCCCTGCTATGTGCACTGCTGGGCTTCGGCCTTGTCATTCTCCACAAAGAGCAACTTGGCAAGGCCCACCTGGCCACACGGCATGGGCAGGCAGGGCTGCTAGCTgtgctgtgggcagggctgcagtGCTGCGGTGGGGTGGGGCTGCTCTACCCCAAACTGCTGCCCCGATGGCCCTTGGCAAAGCTCAAGCTATACCATGCCACTTCTGGGCTGGTGGGCTACCTGCTGGGTAGTGCCAGCCTCTTGTTGGGCATGTGCTCACTCTGGTTCACTGCCACTGTCACTGGTGGGGGCTGGTACCTGGCTGTGCTATGCCCTGTCCTCACCAGCTTGGTCATTATGAACCAGGTAAGCAATGCCTATCTATACCGCAAAAGGATCCAACCATGA
- the CYB561D2 gene encoding transmembrane reductase CYB561D2 isoform X1, with product MKRTQASEAVCSIAPAQRDSEAWLGRLQSPAWLTMALSAETESHIYRALRTASGAAAHFVALGFTIFMAVLARPGSSLFSWHPVLMSLAFSFLMTEALLVFSPESSLLRSLSRKGRARCHWVLQLLALLCALLGFGLVILHKEQLGKAHLATRHGQAGLLAVLWAGLQCCGGVGLLYPKLLPRWPLAKLKLYHATSGLVGYLLGSASLLLGMCSLWFTATVTGGGWYLAVLCPVLTSLVIMNQVSNAYLYRKRIQP from the exons ATGAAGCGCACACAGGCCAGCGAAGCAGTCTGCTCAATTGCGCCTGCGCAGCGCGACTCAGAGGCGTGGCTGGGAAG GCTACAGTCGCCGGCCTGGCTGACCATGGCCCTTTCTGCGGAGACCGAGTCACACATCTACCGAGCTCTGCGCACTGCCTCTGGGGCTGCCGCCCACTTTGTGGCCCTGGGCTTTACCATCTTTATGGCTGTGCTTGCCAGGCCAGGCTCCA GCCTGTTCTCCTGGCACCCCGTGCTTATGTCTCTGGCT TTCTCCTTCCTGATGACCGAGGCACTACTGGTGTTCTCTCCTGAGAGTTCACTGCTGCGCTCCCTCTCACGGAAGGGCCGAGCACGTTGCCACTGGGTGCTGCAGCTCCTGGCCCTGCTATGTGCACTGCTGGGCTTCGGCCTTGTCATTCTCCACAAAGAGCAACTTGGCAAGGCCCACCTGGCCACACGGCATGGGCAGGCAGGGCTGCTAGCTgtgctgtgggcagggctgcagtGCTGCGGTGGGGTGGGGCTGCTCTACCCCAAACTGCTGCCCCGATGGCCCTTGGCAAAGCTCAAGCTATACCATGCCACTTCTGGGCTGGTGGGCTACCTGCTGGGTAGTGCCAGCCTCTTGTTGGGCATGTGCTCACTCTGGTTCACTGCCACTGTCACTGGTGGGGGCTGGTACCTGGCTGTGCTATGCCCTGTCCTCACCAGCTTGGTCATTATGAACCAGGTAAGCAATGCCTATCTATACCGCAAAAGGATCCAACCATGA
- the CYB561D2 gene encoding transmembrane reductase CYB561D2 isoform X2 has protein sequence MALSAETESHIYRALRTASGAAAHFVALGFTIFMAVLARPGSSLFSWHPVLMSLAFSFLMTEALLVFSPESSLLRSLSRKGRARCHWVLQLLALLCALLGFGLVILHKEQLGKAHLATRHGQAGLLAVLWAGLQCCGGVGLLYPKLLPRWPLAKLKLYHATSGLVGYLLGSASLLLGMCSLWFTATVTGGGWYLAVLCPVLTSLVIMNQVSNAYLYRKRIQP, from the exons ATGGCCCTTTCTGCGGAGACCGAGTCACACATCTACCGAGCTCTGCGCACTGCCTCTGGGGCTGCCGCCCACTTTGTGGCCCTGGGCTTTACCATCTTTATGGCTGTGCTTGCCAGGCCAGGCTCCA GCCTGTTCTCCTGGCACCCCGTGCTTATGTCTCTGGCT TTCTCCTTCCTGATGACCGAGGCACTACTGGTGTTCTCTCCTGAGAGTTCACTGCTGCGCTCCCTCTCACGGAAGGGCCGAGCACGTTGCCACTGGGTGCTGCAGCTCCTGGCCCTGCTATGTGCACTGCTGGGCTTCGGCCTTGTCATTCTCCACAAAGAGCAACTTGGCAAGGCCCACCTGGCCACACGGCATGGGCAGGCAGGGCTGCTAGCTgtgctgtgggcagggctgcagtGCTGCGGTGGGGTGGGGCTGCTCTACCCCAAACTGCTGCCCCGATGGCCCTTGGCAAAGCTCAAGCTATACCATGCCACTTCTGGGCTGGTGGGCTACCTGCTGGGTAGTGCCAGCCTCTTGTTGGGCATGTGCTCACTCTGGTTCACTGCCACTGTCACTGGTGGGGGCTGGTACCTGGCTGTGCTATGCCCTGTCCTCACCAGCTTGGTCATTATGAACCAGGTAAGCAATGCCTATCTATACCGCAAAAGGATCCAACCATGA
- the TMEM115 gene encoding transmembrane protein 115, whose amino-acid sequence MQRALPGARQHLGAILASASVVVKALCAAVLFLYLLSFAVDTGCLAVTPGYLFPPNFWIWTLATHGLMEQHVWDVAISLTTVVVAGRLLEPLWGALELLIFFSVVNVSVGLLGAFAYLLTYMASFNLVYLFTIRIHGALGFLGGVLVALKQTMGDCVVLRVPQVRVSVVPMLLLALLLLLRLATLLQSPALASYGFGLLSSWVYLRFYQRHSRGRGDMADHFAFATFFPEILQPVVGLLANLVHSLLVKVKICQKTVKRYDVGAPSSITISLPGTDPQDAERRRQLALKALNERLKRVEDQSVWPSMDDDEEEAGAKADSPLPSDKAPMAPGKGTAPESSLITFEAAPLKL is encoded by the exons ATGCAACGCGCCCTACCAGGCGCCCGCCAGCACTTGGGTGCTATCCTGGCCAGCGCTAGTGTGGTGGTGAAGGCGCTGTGCGCGGCGGTATTATTCCTCTACCTGCTCTCCTTCGCCGTGGACACGGGCTGCCTGGCGGTCACCCCAGGCTATCTGTTTCCGCCCAACTTCTGGATCTGGACCCTGGCCACCCATGGGCTGATGGAACAGCACGTATGGGATGTAGCCATCAGCCTGACTACAGTGGTGGTGGCCGGGCGTTTGCTGGAGCCCCTATGGGGAGCCTTGGAGCTGCTCATCTTCTTCTCAGTGGTGAATGTGTCTGTGGGGCTGCTGGGGGCTTTTGCCTACCTCCTCACCTACATGGCTTCCTTCAACTTGGTCTACCTATTCACTATCCGCATTCATGGCGCCTTGGGCTTCCTAGGTGGTGTCCTGGTGGCACTCAAGCAAACCATGGGGGACTGTGTGGTCCTGCGAGTGCCCCAGGTGCGTGTCAGTGTAGTGCCCATGCTGCTACTGGCGCTGCTGCTATTGCTGCGGCTTGCCACACTGCTCCAGAGCCCAGCGCTGGCTTCCTATGGCTTTGGGCTGCTCTCCAGTTGGGTGTATCTTCGCTTCTACCAGCGCCATAGCCGGGGCCGAGGGGACATGGCTGACCACTTTGCTTTCGCCACTTTCTTCCCTGAGATCCTCCAACCTGTGGTGGGGCTGTTGGCGAACTTAGTGCACAGCCTCCTGGTAAAGGTAAAGATATGCCAGAAGACAGTGAAGCGCTACGATGTGGGTGCCCCATCCTCCATCACCATCAGCCTCCCAGGCACAGACCCTCAAGACGCAGAGCGGAGAAG GCAACTGGCCTTGAAGGCTCTCAATGAGCGTCTGAAGAGAGTGGAGGACCAGTCCGTCTGGCCCAGCATGGATGATGATGAAGAGGAGGCTGGGGCCAAGGCGGACAGCCCCCTGCCCTCAGACAAAGCTCccatggccccagggaagggGACTGCACCAGAATCCAGTCTAATCACCTTCGAGGCAGCTCCCCTGAAGCTGTAA